Proteins encoded in a region of the Pseudomonas syringae KCTC 12500 genome:
- the birA gene encoding bifunctional biotin--[acetyl-CoA-carboxylase] ligase/biotin operon repressor BirA, whose product MLTLLKLLADGAFHSGQVLGDALGISRSAVWKQLQQLEADLGIDVHKVRGRGYRLATPISLLSPYGIEQSGFPANWSVRTYDSIDSTNAEAARLITQGVAMPVLVVAEQQTSGRGRRGRKWVSPFAENLYYSLVLRIDGGMRQLEGLSLLVGLAVMNVLRDMGVQGAGLKWPNDVLVGRQKIAGILLELIGDPADVCHVIIGIGVNVNMRSTSEVDQLWTSVRLETGGLVDRNQVAARISTQLEALMTVHRKEGFAAFQKEWERGHLWQGAAVKLLSGVGVVEGVVLGVDSLGALRLEVNGVEKSFSGGELSLRLRDDS is encoded by the coding sequence ATGCTGACCTTGTTAAAGCTTCTTGCCGATGGTGCGTTTCATTCTGGGCAGGTATTGGGCGATGCCCTCGGCATAAGTCGCAGTGCTGTCTGGAAGCAGCTTCAGCAGCTTGAGGCGGACCTGGGCATAGATGTCCACAAGGTGCGTGGTCGTGGCTATAGACTCGCAACGCCCATTTCTCTTCTAAGTCCCTACGGTATCGAGCAGTCAGGCTTTCCTGCCAACTGGTCTGTACGCACTTACGATTCCATCGACTCTACCAACGCTGAGGCCGCACGTCTGATCACTCAAGGCGTTGCCATGCCTGTACTGGTGGTGGCCGAGCAGCAGACCTCCGGAAGAGGGCGGCGTGGTCGAAAGTGGGTAAGTCCATTTGCTGAAAACCTGTATTACAGCCTGGTCCTGCGCATCGATGGAGGGATGCGTCAGCTGGAAGGCCTCAGCTTGCTGGTGGGGCTCGCGGTAATGAATGTGCTGCGTGATATGGGCGTGCAGGGCGCAGGCCTTAAATGGCCAAACGACGTGCTCGTTGGCAGGCAGAAGATCGCCGGCATTTTGCTCGAACTGATTGGCGATCCGGCGGACGTGTGTCATGTGATCATCGGAATAGGGGTGAACGTAAACATGCGCTCCACCAGCGAGGTCGATCAGCTGTGGACGTCGGTCAGACTCGAAACAGGCGGCCTTGTTGATCGCAATCAGGTCGCTGCTCGTATAAGCACACAGCTTGAGGCTCTCATGACGGTTCATCGCAAGGAAGGCTTTGCGGCATTTCAGAAGGAGTGGGAGCGCGGGCATTTGTGGCAGGGGGCTGCAGTCAAGTTGCTCTCGGGAGTAGGTGTCGTGGAGGGAGTGGTGTTAGGGGTCGACTCGCTTGGAGCGCTGCGGTTGGAAGTCAATGGTGTGGAAAAAAGCTTTAGTGGTGGAGAGCTGAGCCTGAGGTTGCGAGATGATTCTTGA
- the rplL gene encoding 50S ribosomal protein L7/L12 produces MSISQDDILNAVAEMSVLQVVELIKAFEEKFGVTAAAGSAGPAAAAAVVEEQTEFNVMLLEAGEKKVNVIKAVRELTGLGLKEAKAVVDGAPAQVLEAVSKDAADKAKATLEEAGAKVELK; encoded by the coding sequence ATGTCCATCTCTCAAGACGATATCCTTAACGCCGTAGCTGAAATGTCCGTTCTGCAGGTTGTAGAGCTGATCAAGGCTTTCGAAGAGAAGTTCGGCGTTACTGCTGCTGCCGGCTCTGCTGGCCCAGCTGCTGCAGCTGCTGTTGTTGAAGAACAAACTGAATTCAACGTCATGCTGCTGGAAGCTGGCGAGAAGAAAGTAAACGTGATCAAGGCAGTTCGTGAACTGACCGGTCTGGGCCTGAAAGAAGCCAAGGCTGTAGTTGACGGCGCTCCTGCCCAGGTTCTGGAAGCAGTGTCGAAAGACGCAGCTGACAAAGCAAAAGCTACCCTGGAAGAAGCAGGCGCTAAAGTCGAGCTGAAATAA
- the rplA gene encoding 50S ribosomal protein L1 yields MAKLTKRQKAIAEKIEAGKSYNFVDAAALLTELSTVKFSESIDVAVNLGVDPRKSDQVVRSATVLPHGTGKTVRVAVFTQGPAAEAALAAGADRVGMDDLAAEMKAGDLNYDVVIASPDAMRVVGQLGQVLGPRGLMPNPKVGTVTPDVATAVKNAKAGQVRYRTDKNGIIHTSVGKVGFDAVKLKENVEALIADLKRIKPASSKGIYVKRITLSTTMGPGLVIDQGSLEA; encoded by the coding sequence ATGGCTAAGCTGACCAAGCGTCAAAAGGCAATCGCCGAGAAAATCGAAGCTGGCAAGTCTTACAATTTTGTAGACGCCGCTGCGTTGCTCACCGAGCTGTCGACTGTCAAGTTCAGCGAGTCGATCGACGTCGCTGTCAACCTGGGTGTTGATCCTCGTAAATCCGACCAGGTCGTACGTAGCGCTACCGTACTGCCGCACGGCACCGGTAAAACTGTACGCGTTGCAGTGTTCACCCAGGGCCCTGCTGCTGAAGCTGCTCTGGCTGCCGGCGCTGACCGCGTTGGTATGGACGATCTGGCCGCTGAAATGAAAGCTGGCGATCTGAACTACGACGTCGTTATCGCTTCCCCTGACGCAATGCGCGTTGTGGGTCAGCTGGGTCAGGTTCTCGGTCCTCGCGGTCTGATGCCTAACCCGAAAGTCGGCACCGTTACTCCTGACGTCGCTACCGCCGTCAAGAACGCCAAGGCTGGTCAGGTTCGTTATCGCACCGACAAAAACGGCATCATCCACACTTCCGTTGGCAAGGTCGGTTTCGACGCTGTCAAGCTGAAGGAAAACGTTGAAGCCCTGATCGCTGATCTGAAGCGTATCAAGCCTGCTTCTTCGAAAGGTATTTACGTCAAGCGCATCACCCTGAGCACCACTATGGGCCCAGGCCTGGTCATCGACCAGGGTTCGTTGGAAGCGTAA
- the rplJ gene encoding 50S ribosomal protein L10, with translation MAIKLEDKKAIVAEVNEAAKAGLSAVVADARGVTVGAMTGLRKEAREAGVYVRVVRNTLLKRAVADTEFSVLNDVFTGPTLIAFSNEHPGAAARLFKEFAKGQDKFEIKAAAFEGKFLAANQIDVLASLPTRNEAISQLMSVIQGATSKLARTLAAVRDQKEAAAA, from the coding sequence GTGGCAATTAAACTCGAAGACAAGAAGGCCATCGTCGCTGAAGTCAACGAGGCTGCCAAAGCTGGTCTGTCCGCTGTTGTGGCTGATGCCCGTGGCGTGACGGTTGGCGCAATGACCGGACTCCGTAAAGAGGCTCGTGAAGCTGGCGTTTACGTACGCGTTGTACGTAACACCCTGCTCAAGCGCGCCGTTGCTGACACTGAATTCAGTGTCCTCAACGACGTGTTCACTGGCCCGACCTTGATCGCGTTCTCCAACGAACACCCCGGCGCTGCTGCCCGTTTGTTCAAGGAATTCGCTAAAGGTCAGGACAAGTTCGAGATCAAGGCAGCTGCGTTCGAGGGCAAGTTCCTCGCAGCTAATCAGATCGATGTACTGGCAAGCCTGCCGACCCGTAACGAAGCAATTTCTCAGCTGATGAGCGTGATTCAAGGCGCTACCAGCAAGTTGGCTCGTACTCTGGCGGCTGTTCGCGACCAAAAAGAAGCAGCTGCAGCCTAA
- the rpoB gene encoding DNA-directed RNA polymerase subunit beta — protein MAYSYTEKKRIRKDFSKLPDVMDVPYLLAIQLDSYREFLQAGATKDQFRDVGLHAAFKSVFPIISYSGNAALEYVGYRLGEPAFDVKECVLRGVTYAVPLRVKVRLIIFDKESSNKAIKDIKEQEVYMGEIPLMTENGTFVINGTERVIVSQLHRSPGVFFDHDRGKTHSSGKLLYSARIIPYRGSWLDFEFDPKDCVFVRIDRRRKLPASVLLRALGYTTEQVLDAFYTTNVFHVRGENLSLELVPQRLRGEIAVLDILDDKGKVIVEQGRRITARHINQLEKAGIKELEVPLDYVLGRTTAKVIVHPATGEIIAECNTELNTEILAKIAKAQVVRIETLYTNDIDCGPFVSDTLKIDSTSNQLEALVEIYRMMRPGEPPTKDAAETLFNNLFFSPERYDLSAVGRMKFNRRIGRTEIEGSGVLCKEDIVAVLKTLVDIRNGKGIVDDIDHLGNRRVRCVGEMAENQFRVGLVRVERAVKERLSMAESEGLMPQDLINAKPVAAAVKEFFGSSQLSQFMDQNNPLSEITHKRRVSALGPGGLTRERAGFEVRDVHPTHYGRVCPIETPEGPNIGLINSLAAYARTNQYGFLESPYRVVKEGLVTEEIVFLSAIEEADHVIAQASAAMNDKQELIDELVAVRHLNEFTVKAPADVTLMDVSPKQVVSVAASLIPFLEHDDANRALMGSNMQRQAVPTLRADKPLVGTGMERNVARDSGVCVVARRGGVIDSVDASRIVVRVADDEVETGEAGVDIYNLTKYTRSNQNTCINQRPLVSKGDRVQRSDIMADGPSTDMGELALGQNMRIAFMAWNGFNFEDSICLSERVVQEDRFTTIHIQELTCVARDTKLGPEEITADIPNVGEAALNKLDEAGIVYVGAEVGAGDILVGKVTPKGETQLTPEEKLLRAIFGEKASDVKDTSLRVPTGTKGTVIDVQVFTRDGVERDARALSIEKSQLDEIRKDLNEEFRIVEGATFERLRSALVGRVAEGGAGLKKGQEITNEVLDGLEHGQWFKLRMAEDALNEQLEKAQAYIVDRRRLLDDKFEDKKRKLQQGDDLAPGVLKIVKVYLAIRRRIQPGDKMAGRHGNKGVVSVIMPVEDMPHDANGTPVDIVLNPLGVPSRMNVGQILETHLGLAAKGLGEKINRMLEEQRKVAELRKFLNEIYNEIGGRQESLEDLTDNEILDLAKNLRNGVPMATPVFDGAKESEIKAMLKLADMPESGQMQLFDGRTGNKFERAVTVGYMYMLKLNHLVDDKMHARSTGSYSLVTQQPLGGKAQFGGQRFGEMEVWALEAYGAAYTLQEMLTVKSDDVNGRTKMYKNIVDGDHRMEPGMPESFNVLIKEIRSLGIDIDLETE, from the coding sequence ATGGCTTACTCATATACTGAGAAAAAACGTATCCGCAAGGACTTTAGCAAGTTGCCGGACGTAATGGATGTGCCGTATCTCTTGGCCATCCAGCTGGATTCGTATCGCGAATTCCTGCAGGCGGGAGCGACCAAAGATCAGTTCCGCGACGTCGGTCTGCATGCAGCCTTCAAATCCGTTTTCCCGATCATCAGCTACTCCGGCAATGCTGCGCTGGAGTATGTAGGTTATCGCTTGGGCGAACCGGCATTTGATGTCAAGGAATGCGTGCTGCGCGGTGTGACTTACGCAGTACCTCTGCGAGTCAAGGTCCGTCTGATCATTTTCGACAAAGAATCGTCGAACAAAGCGATCAAGGACATCAAAGAGCAAGAAGTCTACATGGGTGAAATCCCCCTGATGACTGAGAACGGTACCTTTGTAATCAATGGCACCGAGCGCGTTATCGTGTCTCAGCTTCACCGTTCGCCTGGCGTATTCTTCGACCACGACCGTGGCAAGACGCACAGCTCCGGCAAGCTGCTGTACTCCGCTCGTATCATTCCTTACCGCGGTTCGTGGCTGGACTTCGAGTTCGATCCGAAAGACTGCGTATTCGTCCGTATCGACCGTCGTCGTAAGCTGCCTGCGTCCGTACTTCTGCGCGCTCTGGGTTACACCACCGAGCAAGTGCTTGATGCTTTCTACACCACCAACGTATTCCATGTGCGCGGTGAAAACCTGAGCCTGGAGCTGGTGCCTCAGCGCCTGCGTGGTGAAATTGCCGTTCTGGATATCCTGGACGACAAGGGCAAGGTCATTGTCGAGCAGGGTCGTCGTATCACTGCCCGTCACATCAACCAGCTGGAAAAGGCCGGGATCAAAGAGCTGGAAGTGCCTCTGGACTACGTCCTGGGTCGTACTACAGCCAAGGTCATCGTGCATCCGGCAACCGGTGAGATCATTGCCGAGTGCAACACCGAGCTGAACACCGAAATCCTGGCCAAGATCGCCAAGGCTCAGGTTGTTCGTATCGAAACGTTGTACACCAACGACATCGATTGCGGTCCGTTCGTCTCCGACACACTGAAGATCGACTCCACCAGCAACCAACTGGAAGCGCTGGTCGAGATCTATCGCATGATGCGTCCTGGCGAGCCGCCAACCAAGGATGCTGCTGAAACACTGTTCAACAACCTGTTCTTCAGCCCTGAGCGCTACGACCTGTCTGCTGTAGGCCGTATGAAGTTCAACCGTCGTATCGGTCGTACCGAAATCGAAGGCTCGGGCGTGCTGTGCAAGGAAGACATCGTAGCGGTCCTCAAGACCCTCGTTGATATCCGCAACGGCAAAGGCATCGTCGATGACATCGACCACCTCGGTAACCGTCGCGTTCGTTGCGTCGGCGAGATGGCCGAGAACCAGTTCCGTGTAGGTCTGGTCCGTGTCGAGCGCGCTGTTAAAGAACGTCTGTCGATGGCAGAAAGCGAAGGCCTGATGCCTCAGGACCTGATCAACGCCAAACCTGTTGCGGCGGCGGTCAAAGAGTTCTTCGGTTCCAGCCAGCTTTCCCAGTTCATGGACCAGAACAACCCGCTGTCCGAGATCACGCACAAGCGTCGTGTTTCCGCACTCGGTCCTGGCGGTCTGACGCGTGAGCGCGCCGGCTTTGAAGTTCGAGACGTTCACCCGACTCACTACGGCCGTGTGTGCCCGATCGAGACGCCTGAAGGTCCGAACATCGGTCTGATCAACTCCCTGGCGGCCTATGCCCGCACCAACCAGTACGGCTTCCTCGAGAGCCCGTACCGTGTGGTCAAGGAAGGTCTGGTCACCGAAGAGATCGTCTTCCTTTCGGCGATCGAAGAAGCGGACCACGTCATTGCCCAGGCTTCGGCCGCAATGAACGACAAGCAAGAGCTGATCGACGAGCTGGTTGCTGTGCGTCACTTGAACGAATTCACCGTCAAGGCGCCAGCCGATGTCACCCTGATGGACGTTTCGCCCAAGCAGGTAGTCTCGGTAGCCGCATCGCTGATTCCGTTCCTCGAGCACGATGACGCCAACCGTGCGTTGATGGGTTCGAACATGCAGCGTCAGGCTGTTCCTACTCTGCGTGCCGACAAGCCGCTGGTAGGTACTGGCATGGAGCGCAACGTTGCTCGCGACTCCGGCGTTTGCGTCGTGGCTCGTCGTGGTGGTGTGATCGACTCGGTTGACGCCAGCCGTATCGTTGTTCGCGTTGCCGATGATGAAGTTGAAACAGGTGAGGCGGGTGTAGACATCTACAACCTGACCAAATACACCCGTTCGAACCAGAACACCTGCATCAACCAGCGTCCGCTGGTCAGCAAGGGTGACCGTGTTCAGCGGAGCGACATCATGGCTGACGGCCCGTCCACCGATATGGGTGAACTGGCGCTGGGTCAGAACATGCGCATCGCGTTCATGGCCTGGAACGGTTTCAACTTCGAAGACTCCATCTGTCTTTCTGAGCGTGTCGTTCAGGAAGACCGCTTCACCACGATCCACATTCAGGAACTGACCTGTGTGGCGCGTGACACCAAGCTTGGGCCAGAGGAAATCACAGCTGACATCCCTAACGTGGGTGAAGCTGCTCTGAACAAGCTGGACGAAGCGGGTATCGTTTATGTAGGTGCCGAAGTCGGCGCCGGCGACATTCTGGTCGGTAAGGTCACTCCGAAAGGCGAGACCCAGCTGACTCCGGAAGAAAAACTGTTGCGCGCGATCTTCGGCGAGAAGGCCAGCGACGTTAAAGACACCTCCCTGCGTGTACCAACCGGTACCAAAGGTACTGTCATTGACGTTCAGGTCTTCACCCGTGATGGTGTCGAGCGTGATGCGCGTGCCCTGTCCATCGAGAAATCGCAACTCGACGAGATCCGCAAGGATCTGAACGAAGAGTTCCGTATTGTCGAAGGCGCTACTTTCGAACGTCTGCGCTCTGCGCTGGTGGGTCGTGTAGCTGAAGGCGGCGCTGGCCTCAAAAAGGGCCAGGAAATCACCAACGAAGTGCTTGATGGTCTTGAGCATGGTCAGTGGTTCAAGCTGCGCATGGCTGAAGATGCTCTCAACGAGCAGCTCGAAAAGGCTCAGGCCTACATCGTTGATCGTCGCCGTCTTCTGGATGACAAGTTCGAAGACAAGAAACGCAAACTGCAGCAGGGCGATGACCTGGCTCCAGGCGTTCTGAAAATCGTCAAGGTCTACCTGGCAATCCGTCGCCGCATCCAGCCGGGCGACAAGATGGCCGGTCGTCACGGTAACAAGGGTGTGGTCTCTGTGATCATGCCGGTTGAAGACATGCCGCACGATGCCAATGGCACGCCGGTCGATATCGTCCTCAACCCGCTGGGCGTACCTTCGCGTATGAACGTTGGTCAGATTCTCGAAACCCACCTGGGCCTCGCGGCCAAAGGTCTGGGCGAGAAGATCAACCGCATGCTCGAAGAGCAGCGTAAAGTTGCTGAGCTGCGCAAGTTCCTCAACGAGATCTATAACGAAATCGGCGGTCGTCAGGAGTCTCTGGAAGACCTCACCGACAACGAGATTCTGGACCTCGCGAAGAACCTGCGTAACGGCGTACCGATGGCTACCCCGGTTTTCGACGGTGCCAAGGAAAGCGAAATCAAGGCAATGCTCAAGCTGGCAGATATGCCGGAAAGCGGCCAGATGCAGCTGTTCGACGGTCGTACCGGCAACAAGTTTGAACGTGCTGTAACGGTTGGCTACATGTACATGCTGAAGCTGAACCACTTGGTGGACGACAAGATGCACGCGCGTTCCACTGGTTCGTACAGCCTGGTTACCCAGCAGCCGCTGGGTGGTAAGGCACAGTTCGGTGGTCAGCGTTTCGGGGAGATGGAAGTGTGGGCGCTGGAAGCATACGGCGCGGCGTACACTCTGCAGGAAATGCTCACAGTGAAGTCGGACGATGTGAACGGTCGTACCAAGATGTACAAAAACATCGTGGACGGCGATCACCGTATGGAGCCGGGCATGCCCGAGTCTTTCAACGTGTTGATCAAAGAAATCCGTTCGCTCGGTATCGATATCGATCTGGAAACCGAATAA
- a CDS encoding pantothenate kinase, giving the protein MILELDCGNSFIKWRITAKSDAAVVSVGVVDSDAALLEHLRNLPDTTFSDCRLVSVRSAEETARLVSVLADAFSVAPVCAVPARELGGVINGYDDFERLGLDRWLAFVGAYYLVKRACLVIDLGTAVTSDFVDADGAHLGGFICPGMPLMRNQLRTHTRRIRYDDTEAERALVRLVPGRATAEAVERGCSLMLRGFAVTQVEIARGYWGEDFAIFVTGGDAALVVDVLPGARIVPDLVFVGLALACPLR; this is encoded by the coding sequence ATGATTCTTGAGCTCGATTGTGGCAACAGCTTCATCAAGTGGCGTATTACCGCTAAAAGCGATGCAGCAGTGGTCAGCGTTGGTGTCGTTGACTCTGACGCAGCCTTGTTGGAGCACCTGCGTAATTTACCGGACACAACGTTCAGCGACTGCCGTCTGGTAAGTGTCCGAAGTGCCGAAGAAACGGCGCGTCTGGTTTCCGTGCTGGCTGACGCGTTCTCCGTTGCCCCGGTCTGCGCAGTGCCTGCCCGTGAGCTGGGAGGAGTGATTAACGGCTATGACGATTTCGAGCGCCTCGGCCTGGATCGCTGGCTGGCTTTCGTGGGTGCGTACTACCTTGTCAAGCGTGCATGCCTGGTGATTGATCTGGGCACCGCAGTGACATCTGATTTCGTCGACGCCGACGGCGCGCATCTTGGTGGTTTCATCTGTCCAGGGATGCCCTTGATGCGCAATCAGTTGCGCACCCATACCCGTCGCATCAGATATGACGATACAGAGGCGGAAAGGGCTTTGGTTCGTCTCGTTCCCGGGCGTGCAACCGCAGAAGCCGTAGAGCGTGGTTGCTCGCTGATGCTTCGGGGGTTCGCAGTGACTCAGGTCGAGATAGCTCGTGGGTATTGGGGTGAGGACTTTGCTATTTTTGTGACTGGCGGGGACGCTGCCTTGGTTGTGGATGTGCTGCCGGGAGCTCGTATCGTTCCTGATCTGGTCTTCGTGGGGCTGGCTCTCGCCTGCCCTTTGCGCTGA
- the nusG gene encoding transcription termination/antitermination protein NusG — MAKRWYVVHAYSGYEKHVMRSLVERVKLAGMEDGFGEILVPTEEVVEMRNGQKRKSERKFFPGYVLVQMDMNEGTWHLVKDTPRVMGFIGGTADKPAPITDKEAEAILRRVADGSDKPKPKTLFEPGEVVRVTDGPFADFNGTVEEVNYEKSRIQVAVLIFGRSTPVELEFSQVEKA; from the coding sequence GTGGCTAAGCGTTGGTACGTAGTGCATGCTTACTCGGGTTACGAGAAGCATGTCATGCGCTCGTTGGTCGAGCGTGTGAAGCTGGCAGGCATGGAAGATGGCTTCGGCGAAATTCTGGTTCCCACTGAAGAAGTGGTTGAAATGCGTAATGGCCAGAAGCGCAAAAGCGAGCGCAAGTTCTTCCCTGGTTATGTGCTTGTTCAGATGGACATGAATGAGGGTACTTGGCACTTGGTCAAGGACACCCCGCGTGTCATGGGCTTCATCGGCGGTACCGCTGATAAGCCAGCTCCCATCACTGATAAAGAGGCAGAAGCGATTCTGCGTCGCGTCGCTGACGGTAGCGACAAGCCGAAGCCGAAAACGCTGTTCGAACCAGGTGAGGTTGTTCGCGTCACCGACGGTCCGTTCGCCGATTTCAATGGCACGGTCGAAGAAGTTAACTACGAAAAGAGCCGGATTCAAGTGGCGGTGCTCATTTTCGGACGCTCTACTCCGGTAGAGCTGGAGTTCAGTCAGGTCGAAAAGGCATAA
- the rplK gene encoding 50S ribosomal protein L11: MAKKITAYIKLQVKAAQANPSPPVGPALGQHGVNIMEFCKAFNARTQGIEPGLPTPVIITVYSDRSFTFETKSTPASVLLKKAAGLTSGSARPNTVKVGTVTRAQLEDIAKAKNADLTAADMEAAVRTIAGSARSMGLNVEGV, from the coding sequence ATGGCCAAGAAGATAACCGCATACATCAAGCTGCAAGTGAAAGCCGCTCAGGCTAACCCAAGCCCGCCAGTTGGTCCTGCTCTGGGTCAGCACGGTGTGAACATCATGGAATTCTGCAAAGCGTTCAACGCCCGTACTCAGGGTATTGAGCCAGGCTTGCCGACTCCAGTGATCATCACTGTATACAGCGACCGTAGCTTCACTTTCGAAACAAAAAGTACCCCTGCATCGGTTCTGCTGAAGAAAGCTGCAGGCTTGACCAGCGGCTCGGCTCGCCCGAACACCGTTAAAGTTGGCACCGTGACTCGTGCTCAGCTGGAAGATATCGCTAAAGCAAAAAATGCGGATCTGACTGCAGCTGACATGGAAGCGGCCGTGCGTACCATCGCCGGTTCCGCTCGTAGCATGGGCCTTAACGTGGAGGGTGTGTAA
- the secE gene encoding preprotein translocase subunit SecE, translating into MNPKAEASDSRFDMLKWLLVVVLVVVGVVGNQYYSAEPILYRVLALLVIAAVAAFVALQTGKGKAFFVLAKEARAEIRKVVWPTRQETTQTTLIVVAVVLVMALLLWGLDSLLGWLVSLIVG; encoded by the coding sequence ATGAATCCCAAGGCTGAAGCATCAGACTCTCGCTTTGATATGCTGAAGTGGCTCCTGGTAGTCGTTTTGGTTGTCGTGGGTGTTGTCGGCAATCAGTATTATTCTGCTGAGCCGATCCTGTATCGCGTTCTCGCTCTCCTTGTGATTGCCGCAGTTGCTGCGTTTGTAGCGCTGCAGACAGGCAAAGGTAAGGCCTTCTTCGTTTTGGCGAAAGAAGCGCGTGCCGAGATCCGTAAAGTCGTATGGCCTACTCGCCAAGAAACCACTCAAACCACGTTGATCGTTGTGGCTGTTGTGCTGGTTATGGCGTTGCTGTTGTGGGGGCTTGATTCCCTGCTCGGCTGGCTTGTTTCCTTGATAGTTGGCTAA